The following DNA comes from Phytohabitans rumicis.
GCAGGTCGACGCTGCGCCGCAGCAGCCCGTCCGGGCCGAGCCGGGCGTGGTGGCCGGTCACCACCGCGTCGAAGCCCAGGGCCACGGCCCGGTCCAGCACCGCAGCAAACTTGATCTTCTCGTTGCAGCGCAGGCACGGATTCGGGGTACGCCCCGCCGCGTACTCCGCGACGAAGTCGTCGACCACGTCCTCATGGAACCGGTCGGCCATGTCCCACACGTAGAACGGGATGCCGATCACGTCCGCCGCGCGGCGGGCGTCCCGGGAGTCCTCCAGCGTGCAGCAGCCCCGCGCGCCCGACCGGTACGTCTGCGGGTTGCGCGCCAGCGCCAGGTGCACGCCGGTGACGTCGTGCCCGGCCTCGGCCGCCCGCGCGGCGGCCACCGCCGAGTCGACCCCGCCGGACATCGCTGCCAACACTCTCACCCGACAACGGTAACCGGCCCCTCTGACACAACGAAGTCGAGGAACGCCCGGGCCAGCGCGTGCGGCCGCCCACCGACGCGGTGCCCGATGCGCAGCACCCGGGGCACGCGCGGGTTGAGCGGCATGGCCACCACCCCGGCCGGCTGCTCGGCCAGCAGCAGCGACGGCACCACCGACACCCCGATCCCGGCTCGAACCATCGTGACGATCGTGCCGAGCTGGGTCACCCGGTGGGCGGGCCGGAACGCCAAACCGTGCGCCGCGAAGATCGCCTCGACCAGCGGCTCGCACCCGCTGGCGCTGGTCACGAACGCGTCGTCCACCAGGTCCTCCACCGCCACGCTCGCCTCGCCGGCCAGCGGGTGCTCGGGGTCGACCAGCACCATGAACTCGTCCTGCGCCAGCACCGGCCCCTCGACCGCGCCCAACCCGTCGACCACGCAGCTCAGGTCGACCAGGCCGCGCTCGACCCAGTCGACCATCTCGTCGTCGGTGCCCTCCAGCAGCGACACCCGGGCGCCCGGGTGCCGCCGCGCGAACCGTCGCTGCAACCCGGGCAGTACGGCCAGGTTGGTGCTCGGCATGCCACCGAGGCGCAGCTCGCCGATCAGCTCCCCACCGCTGGCCGCGGCTCGCTCGGCCACCCGGTCGGCGGCGCGTACGGCCTCGCGGGCGTCGTCGACCACCGCCTTGCCGACGATGGTGAGCACGGCGCCCGTGCGGTCGCGGTCGACGAGCCGATGCCCCAGCTCCCGCTCGAGGGCGGCCACGGCGTGCGACACGGCCGACTGGGTCAGCCCCAGCTCGGTGGCCGCCCGGGTGAATCCGCCCCGGTCGGCGACCGCCACGAGGGCGCGCAGTTGAGCCAGATGCATGCGAACCTCTCATGCTCGACATGAGCTGTATGAGTTTGACTTGTCGACACGGTCGAGCGTACGCCTAAAGACATGACTCGCAAGGACCTGGCCATCCTCGTTACCGTCTCCGCGGTCTTCGGCGCCTCGTTCCTCTTCATCCGGGTGGCGTCCCCCGTGCTCGGCCCGCTGCCGGTGTCCGCCGGGCGAGTCGCCCTGGGTGCGCTGGTGCCCATCACCCTGCTCGTGATCACCGGCCAACTCGCGGCCCTTCGCGGGCGGACACGCGACCTGCTGGTCGTGAGCTTCCTGCTGGCGGCGCTGCCGTTCACCCTCTTCGCCATCGCCGAGTTGCGGCTACCCGCGTCGCTCGCCGCCGTGCTGAACGCGACCACGCCCATCTGGGGCATCGTGGTGGCCCGCATCTGGCTCGGTCAGCCGGCCACCGCCCGGCGCCTGCTCGGCGGGGCCGTGGGACTCGCCGGGGTGGCCGCCGCCGTCGGACTCGGCACCCTGCCCCTCGACGCGGGCACCGTCGCCGCCACCGGCGCCTGCCTGCTGGCCTCCCTGTCGTACGCCACCGGCAGCGTCTGGACCGCCCGCCGGCTGGGCGGCACCCCGCCGTACGCGCTGGCCGCCGGGCAACAGATCGGCGCGACGGTGCTCCTCGCCGGCCCGGCCGCGGTGGCCGGCACCGCCCACCCGCCCACCGCTGGAGCGCTGCTCGCCGTGGGGCTGCTCGGGCTGGTGTGCACGGGTGTGGCGTTCGTGCTGTGGTTCCCCCTGCTGAGCCGGATCGGCCCGGTCGCGGCGGTCACCGTGACGCTGCTCGCACCCGTGTTCGGCGTGCTCTGGGGCTCCGTCTTCCTGGACGAGCCGGTAACGCCCGCCCTGGTCCTCGGCATGGCCGCCGTCCTAGTCGGCGTCCGCCTCATCACCACCACCCCCCACCCCACCCCCACCCCGCCCTCTCCTCCGCCCGCCTCTCCGCCCGCCTCTCCGCCCGCCTCTCCGCCCGCCTCTCCGCCCGCCTCTCCGCCCGCCTCTCCCTGTCGATCAAGGGCAAATGGTCGTGCTTCGATCTCTGAACCACGACCATTCGCCCTTGATCGACGCGAAAGTCCTTGATCGGCGCGGTTGCCCGCGGCCCTTGAGCGCGGGAGCCAGCAGTTGCGAGATGAATGTGAAGGATTTGGGTCGCTGGGGCGACTCGAATCCTTCGCGTTCATGCAGCCCTTGAGTAGGGCGCCCCCGTTGGGCGATGCGGCGTGAGTAGGGCGCCCCTACTCACGCCATAGCGGGCATGGGGGCGCCCCACTCACGCGCGCGCACCCAACAGGGGCGCCCTACTCACGCGCGGCGGCTCACGCGCGGCGGCGAGCAGCCACCGCAGCAACCCCGGCGGGGAGCGCCTAGCGGCGGTTGGCCCGGCGGGCTCGCTCTACGGCGCCGGGTAGGGCGGCTACCAGGGCGTCCACGTCGGCCTGCGTCGAGGTGTGGCCGAGGGTGAAGCGGAGGCTGGAGCGGGCGCGGTCGTCGTCCGCCCCCATCGCGAGCAGTACGTGGGAGGGCTGGGCCACTCCCGCCGAGCACGCCGACCCGGTCGAGCAGGCGATGTCCTGGGCGTCCAGCAGGAGCAGCAACGCGTCGCCCTCGCACCCGGGGAACGACAGGTGCGCGTTGCCGGGGAGCCGGTTGTCCGGGTCGCCGTTGTAGATCGCTTCGGGCACGACCTGCCGTACCCGGGTGACCAGGTCGTCGCGGAGCGCGCCCACCCGGGCCGCGTACTCCTGCTGGCTCTTGACCGCGGCCTCGACCGCGACGGCGAACGCGGCGATGGCCGGCGCGTCGAGGGTGCCGGAGCGTACGTCGCGCTCCTGGCCGCCGCCGTGCAGCAGCGGGGTGCAGGCGACGTCGCGCCCGAGCAGCAGGGCGCCCACGCCAGCCGGGCCGCCGAGCTTGTGGCCGCTGATGGTGAGCGCGGCGGCGCCGCTGGCCGCGAAGTCGACGGGCACCTGGCCGACGGCCTGGATCGCGTCGGTGTGGAACGGGATGCCGGCCGCCGCGGCCAGCGCCGCCCATTCGGCGATGGGCTGGACGGTGCCTACCTCGTTGTTCGCCCACATGACGCTGATCACGGTGACGTCATCCGTGAAGGAAAGCGCATCCAAGGCCACTCGCCCTAAGGCATCCACCGGCAGCCACGTGACGTCCGCGCCCTCGTGCTCGTGCAGCCACTGTACGGAGTCGAGCACGGCGTGATGCTCCACGGCGCTGGCGACCACCCTGTTGCGCCCTTCCCGGCGCCGGGCCCAGTGGATGCCCTTGACGGCGAGATTGTCGCTTTCCGTGCCGCTGCCCGTGAAGATCACCTCGGACGGGCGGGCGCCGACGACGGCGGCGATTCGCTCGCGGGACTCCTCCACGGTGCGGCGGGCGCGCCGGCCCGGGGCGTGCAACGACGACGCGTTGCCAACCTCGCGAGCGGCTGCCGCGTACGCCTCGATCGCCTCGGCGAGCATCGGCGTCGTCGCGGCGTGATCCAAGTAGGCCATCGCCTATCAGCCTAATGCGCCCGTTAGTGATGCCCTGCGGTCGGCGCTGAGATGTTAGGAAGGGCCCCTTGCTATGCAGAAAGCGTTAACAAGGTGCCCTTCCTTGCAACGAGCCCTACTTGCGCTTGCGGATCTCTTCGGCGGCCTGCGGTACGACCTTGAACAGGTCGCCGACCACGCCGAAGTCGGCGAGCTCGAAGATGGGCGCCTCGGCGTCCTTGTTGACCGCCACGATCGTCTTCGAGGTCTGCATGCCGGCCCGGTGCTGGATCGCACCGGAAATACCCAGCGCGACGTACAGCTGCGGGGACACCGTCTTGCCGGTCTGCCCGACCTGGAACTGGTGCGGGTAGTAGCCGGAGTCGACCGCCGCCCGGGACGCGCCGACCGCGCCGCCGAGCAGGTCGGCCATCTCCTCCACCAGCTTGAAGTTGTCGGCGTTGCCCACGCCCCGGCCGCCGGAGACGACCACGGACGCCTCGGTCAGCTCCGGGCGGGCACCCTTGGCCTCCACCTTGCGCTCCACCACCCGGGCCAGCTTCGCCGACTCGTCCACCGTGACATCCACAGTGGACACCTCGGCGGAAGCAGCCGAGGGCACCGGAGTCACCGAGTTGGGCCGCACGGTCACCAAAGGAAGACCGCGGGTCACCCGAGACTTCACGATCGTGGAACCGGCGAACACCACCTGCGTCGCCGTCCCGTCCGCCGCCAAAGCGGTCACGTCGGTCAGCAGCCCGTTGTCCAGCTTGACCGCGAGCCGCCCGGCGATCTCCTTGCCCTCCTGGGTGGAGCCGAGCAGCACCGCCCCCGGCGAGACGGAACGCACCAGCGCGGCAAGAACAGCCGCCTTCGGCGCCACCAGGTACCCGTCCAGATCGGCGCTCTCGCCGGCGTACACCTTCGCCGCGCCGTACTCGCTCAGCTTGTCGACCAGCGGCGCCGCCGCCCCCGGACCGCCGAGGACCACCGCGGCCGGGGTGCCCAGCTCACGCGCCAGCGTGAGCATCTCGAGCGTGACCTTCTTGACCTCGCCGCCGGAGTGCTCGACAACGACCAGAACCTCAGCCATGACGTCCAGCCCTCTCAGACAAACTTCTCGGACGCGAGGAACTCGACCAGCTTCACGCCGCCCTCGCCCTCGTCGGTGACCTTCTGCCCACCCGAACGCGGCGGACGCTTGCTGTGCTCGACAACCGCCGACGAGGCGCCGTCGGAGCCGACCTCGCCGGCCGCCACGCCCAGGTCGGCCAGCGACAGCGTCTGCACCGGCTTCTTCTTCGCCGCCATGATGCCCTTGAACGACGGGTACCGCGGATCGTTGATCGTGTCCCACACCGACACGATCGCCGGCGTCGCCGCGGTCACCACCTCGTAACCCTCGTCGGTCTGCCGCTCGACCGTGAGCGCCGAACCGTCGACGGTCAGCTTCCGCGCGCCGGTCAGCGCCGCGATGCCGAGCCGCTCGGCCAGCATGTGCGGCATCACCTGCACCCGACCATCGGTCGACTCCGCACCGCACAGCACCAGGTCGGCGCCCAGCGTGCCCAACGCCGCGGCCAGCACCTTGGAGGTGGCCAGCGCACACGACCCGTGCAGAGCGTCGTCGATCACGTGCACGGCCCGGTCCGGCCCCATCGACAGCGCCTTGCGGATCGACTCCGCCGCGCTGCCCGGCCCCATCGTCAGGATGGTGACCTCACCGCCGTGCGCTTCCTGGATCCGCAACGCCTCCTCGATGGCGTACTCGTCCATCTCGTTGATGACATTGCTCGCCGACCCCCGGTCGACTGTGTTGTCGTCAGCACGCAGGGCGCGCTCCGAACTGGAGTCGGGCACCTGCTTGACGAGTACGACGATATTCATCGCGCTTCCACGACCTCCTGCTCGGGTTAACGCTCGTTAGCTTAAGCTCTCACACCTTATGTTACTGGCCAGTAGGTGTCAGCGCCGCCTTGATTTTCGCCACAGTCTCGGCCTCGCGGGCGTTCACCCCGTGCGTGGCGTGCGCGGTCTCCTCGGCGGCGGCCACCACGGCGGCCCGGTACTGCGCCAGCTCGTCCGGCGCCTTCTCACGCAGGATCGCGACCGACCGCTCCAGCGCGGGCAGCACGAGCGCCTCCACCTCGCTCGCGGAGCCCCGCGGCAGCTTCGGCAGCGCCCCGGTGGTCAGCACCTCCTTGACCAGGCCGGTCGTGCCGGCCAGCGCCTCGGAGGCGGCGAAGCTCTCCTTCAGCATCGCGAAGAACCCCGGATCGGCGTTGGACACCAGGTAGACCGCGCCGAACGCGGCCGTCTTCAAGGTCACCTTGTCCTCGACGGTCAGGCTCATGCCGCCCCCTGCGGGTGTGTAGACGTACGGCGTGGTGGTGGTCACCGCCACGAACCCCAGCCGTTCCAGGATCGGGCGGCTGTCATCCGAGGCGTCGACCTGGAGCAGCGTATGGCCCCGGTCCGCGGCCAGCCGCGCCCGGTAGGAGACAAGTGACTTGTAGATGCCCCGGCCACGCCACTCCCGCAGCGTCGAGCCGCCCCACAGGGTGGCGAACGCGGTGCCGCGCACGTACCGGACCCAGCCGGCGCTGACCACCTCGCCGCCGGCCTCCGCCACCACCACCGTGATCGCGTTGGGGTCGGCGCCGATCTCCTTCTCCAGGGAGTCCGCCTGCCAGCCGCGGTCCGCGTCCCACACCGTCGACTCCATCCGCGTGATCCGCTCCAGGTCCGCGCGGGCGGTCACCTCACGTAGTCGTACCCCCTCGGGTGGCTGCGTGGCCGGCAGCGCGACCGGCCCGATCACGACCGTCTCGCGCTCCTCGGGCTTGAAACCCGCGGACCGCAACCGGTCCGCGAGGTCCGCCGGCTCGTCGTGCGCGTGCAGCTTCCACTCCACCGGCTCGCCGAGCGCGGCGAAGATCTCCACCTGGCGCTGGATCAGCGCGTCCAGGTCCGCGCCGGTCATGCCGCCCAGATCCGGGTACAGCAGGTAGCCGCCCGCGTCCAGCCCGCGCATCCGGATCAGCGGGCCGTCCCGCTCCACCGTCGCCCCCGCGGGCAGCGGATCGGGTACGAGCGCGCGCAGTTGCTCGTCATACGCGGTGAGAAGGGCCTGTCTGTCCAGTTCGGTCACCCGTCAAGGTTACGGGGACCCGCCACCCGGATAATCGCAAAACGTGTGGGGTGCGATCAGGCAGTGGTTCGACTCGCGGGAGGTGCGGGAGGTCGGCACCACGCCCGACTACCGGTTCTCGCTGGCCAACGAGCGCACCTTCCTCGCCTGGATCCGCACCGGGCTCGCGTTCGTGGCGGGCGGGTTGGGCATCGCGCAGTTCCTGCCGCCGCTGCCGATCGCCCACCTGCGCGAGGTGATCGCCATCGCCCTGTTGCTGCTCGGCGGTGGTGTGGCGATCCGGGCGGTCGACCGCTGGGCGCGCAACGAGCGGGCCATGCGGCTCGGGCGTGACCTGCCCCCGTCCCGCTTCCCCGCGCTGCTCGCCGTCCTCATCGGGCTCGGCTCGCTGCTCCTGGTCGCGGCCGTACTCGTGCAAGCGATCGAATGACGGAGCGCGAATCCGCCGTCGCGCGCACGCGGATGGCGTGGCGGCGGACATTTCTCGCCTTCGCCGCGATCGCGGTGCTCGCGGCCCGGCTGGCGGCCGAGAACGGCGACGTCCTGCTGGTCGCGGTGGCGCTCGCCGGCTGGCCGGCCCTGGTCGGGCTGACCTACCGCGAGACACGCCGGGCGCTGCCCCTGTACGCCCTGTTCACCGCCGGGTACGCCGGCCTGGGCGCGGTGCTGGTGCTGACCCGTTAGCCACCATGGCCGGGAGGGGTCATCATTGCGGCATGGTCCGCCTGTATCTCCTCCTCTTCGTCGTGCAGATCGCCCTCGCGGTGATCGCCCTGATCAGCTGCCTGTCCGCCGAGGAAGACGAGATCCGTGGCCTGCCCCGGCTGCTCTGGGTGCTGGTCATCCTCTTCTTCCCACTGGTCGGGTCGATCGCCTGGTTCCTGGCCGGGCGCCCGGCCACGGCGAAGAGCGGTGGCGGAGCCCCCGAGCCACGGCGGCCACTCGCGCCGGACGACGACCCCGAGTTCCTCGGCTCGCTCGACGCTCAACAGTCCCAGCAGGACCGTGAGATGTTCGACAAGTGGGAGGAAGACCTGCAGCGCCGCGAGGACGAGTTGCGCCGCAAGGACAACGGCGACGAGGGCGCATAACGGACGTGCGGATCGCGCTGCTCGGCCCGCTCGAGGTACGCGCCGACTCGGGCGCGCCGATCGAGCTGGGTGGCGCGCGCCTGCGTACCCTCCTGATCCGGCTCGCGCTCGACCCGGGCCGCGTGGTCACCACCGGCGCGCTCGTCGACGCGCTGTGGGGCGCGGAGCCACCCGCGGGCGCCGCCAACGCGCTGCAGGCCCTGGTCTCGCGGCTGCGCCGGGCGCTGCCGGACGGCGTCATCGAGTCGCATCCCGCCGGCTACCGGCTGGCGGTGCCGGCCGAAGCCGTGGACGCGCGCCGGTTCGAGCGGGAGGTCGCGGCGGGCCGCGGCGCGCTCGCCGCCGACCCGGCGGGTGCCGCGGCGACGCTGGCCGGCGCGCTCGCCCTGTGGCGCGGTCCGGCGTTCGCCGACGTGGCGGACGCGCCCTTCGCGCTGGCCCCGGCCGCCCACCTGGCCGAACTGCGGCTGGCCGCGACCGAGGACCGCGTCGAGGCGGCGCTGGCACTCGGTGACGGCGCCGCGCTCGTACCCGAGCTGGAGGCCCTCGCCCTGGCGCACCCGCTGCGCGAACGCCTGGCCGGGCTGCTGATCCGGGCCCTGCGCGCGGCGGACCGGCCCGCGGAGGCGCTGGCCG
Coding sequences within:
- a CDS encoding DMT family transporter, with the protein product MTRKDLAILVTVSAVFGASFLFIRVASPVLGPLPVSAGRVALGALVPITLLVITGQLAALRGRTRDLLVVSFLLAALPFTLFAIAELRLPASLAAVLNATTPIWGIVVARIWLGQPATARRLLGGAVGLAGVAAAVGLGTLPLDAGTVAATGACLLASLSYATGSVWTARRLGGTPPYALAAGQQIGATVLLAGPAAVAGTAHPPTAGALLAVGLLGLVCTGVAFVLWFPLLSRIGPVAAVTVTLLAPVFGVLWGSVFLDEPVTPALVLGMAAVLVGVRLITTTPHPTPTPPSPPPASPPASPPASPPASPPASPPASPCRSRANGRASISEPRPFALDRRESP
- a CDS encoding electron transfer flavoprotein subunit beta/FixA family protein; this translates as MNIVVLVKQVPDSSSERALRADDNTVDRGSASNVINEMDEYAIEEALRIQEAHGGEVTILTMGPGSAAESIRKALSMGPDRAVHVIDDALHGSCALATSKVLAAALGTLGADLVLCGAESTDGRVQVMPHMLAERLGIAALTGARKLTVDGSALTVERQTDEGYEVVTAATPAIVSVWDTINDPRYPSFKGIMAAKKKPVQTLSLADLGVAAGEVGSDGASSAVVEHSKRPPRSGGQKVTDEGEGGVKLVEFLASEKFV
- a CDS encoding YidH family protein; translated protein: MWGAIRQWFDSREVREVGTTPDYRFSLANERTFLAWIRTGLAFVAGGLGIAQFLPPLPIAHLREVIAIALLLLGGGVAIRAVDRWARNERAMRLGRDLPPSRFPALLAVLIGLGSLLLVAAVLVQAIE
- a CDS encoding PLD nuclease N-terminal domain-containing protein, giving the protein MVRLYLLLFVVQIALAVIALISCLSAEEDEIRGLPRLLWVLVILFFPLVGSIAWFLAGRPATAKSGGGAPEPRRPLAPDDDPEFLGSLDAQQSQQDREMFDKWEEDLQRREDELRRKDNGDEGA
- a CDS encoding electron transfer flavoprotein subunit alpha/FixB family protein, coding for MAEVLVVVEHSGGEVKKVTLEMLTLARELGTPAAVVLGGPGAAAPLVDKLSEYGAAKVYAGESADLDGYLVAPKAAVLAALVRSVSPGAVLLGSTQEGKEIAGRLAVKLDNGLLTDVTALAADGTATQVVFAGSTIVKSRVTRGLPLVTVRPNSVTPVPSAASAEVSTVDVTVDESAKLARVVERKVEAKGARPELTEASVVVSGGRGVGNADNFKLVEEMADLLGGAVGASRAAVDSGYYPHQFQVGQTGKTVSPQLYVALGISGAIQHRAGMQTSKTIVAVNKDAEAPIFELADFGVVGDLFKVVPQAAEEIRKRK
- a CDS encoding DUF202 domain-containing protein yields the protein MTERESAVARTRMAWRRTFLAFAAIAVLAARLAAENGDVLLVAVALAGWPALVGLTYRETRRALPLYALFTAGYAGLGAVLVLTR
- a CDS encoding LysR family transcriptional regulator, whose amino-acid sequence is MHLAQLRALVAVADRGGFTRAATELGLTQSAVSHAVAALERELGHRLVDRDRTGAVLTIVGKAVVDDAREAVRAADRVAERAAASGGELIGELRLGGMPSTNLAVLPGLQRRFARRHPGARVSLLEGTDDEMVDWVERGLVDLSCVVDGLGAVEGPVLAQDEFMVLVDPEHPLAGEASVAVEDLVDDAFVTSASGCEPLVEAIFAAHGLAFRPAHRVTQLGTIVTMVRAGIGVSVVPSLLLAEQPAGVVAMPLNPRVPRVLRIGHRVGGRPHALARAFLDFVVSEGPVTVVG
- a CDS encoding cysteine desulfurase family protein, which produces MAYLDHAATTPMLAEAIEAYAAAAREVGNASSLHAPGRRARRTVEESRERIAAVVGARPSEVIFTGSGTESDNLAVKGIHWARRREGRNRVVASAVEHHAVLDSVQWLHEHEGADVTWLPVDALGRVALDALSFTDDVTVISVMWANNEVGTVQPIAEWAALAAAAGIPFHTDAIQAVGQVPVDFAASGAAALTISGHKLGGPAGVGALLLGRDVACTPLLHGGGQERDVRSGTLDAPAIAAFAVAVEAAVKSQQEYAARVGALRDDLVTRVRQVVPEAIYNGDPDNRLPGNAHLSFPGCEGDALLLLLDAQDIACSTGSACSAGVAQPSHVLLAMGADDDRARSSLRFTLGHTSTQADVDALVAALPGAVERARRANRR